One Cryptomeria japonica chromosome 9, Sugi_1.0, whole genome shotgun sequence genomic window carries:
- the LOC131038687 gene encoding uncharacterized protein At4g22758, protein MSERSLRKSRSRRSEIRQRSIGRTRRGRDSSRGWSSKDSTPGRAATHRRNSLSRNERNVRGDLRRTASEPNLWQGALHWDDEDLEKEGKMKKKEKFLWRPQTLSDLFDGFYTVSALPPRTPVASIFHKPEKLFAECDKFLVTVTVEGSTGPIKLIVRKEDTVIDLIKLTIDSYAKEGRHPELDSDINMFELHLSNFSMESLKRSDNVAELGSRTFFLRQENHFDSEPTLFTPTPGPFFSSFIFRRMKKIGRRTRKFWKILDCVCN, encoded by the exons ATGTCTGAGAGAAGCTTGCGAAAATCGAGGTCCAGGAGGAGTGAAATTCGACAGAGGAGTATAGGTCGAACTCGGAGAGGAAGGGACAGTAGTCGAGGTTGGAGCAGCAAAGACTCGACCCCAGGACGTGCGGCAACACACAGGAGAAATTCTCTTTCGAGAAATGAGAGGAATGTCCGTGGTGATCTCAGAAGGACAGCATCTGAGCCGAATTTGTGGCAGGGTGCTTTGCATTGGGACGATGAAGATTTGGAAAAGGaagggaagatgaagaaaaaggagaaatTTTTGTGGAGGCCGCAGACTCTGTCAGATCTATTTGATGGGTTCTACACTGTTTCAGCTTTACCTCCGAGGACTCCTGTGGCCTCCATTTTCCACAAGCCCGAG AAACTCTTTGCAGAATGCGACAAATTTCTGGTGACTGTAACAGTGGAGGGAAGCACTGGACCCATTAAACTGATTGTGAGAAAAGAAGACACGGTCATTGATTTGATCAAATTGACAATAGACAGTTATGCTAAAGAAGGCCGCCATCCAGAGTTGGATTCAGACATAAACATGTTTGAGTTGCATCTCTCAAATTTTAGCATGGAAA GTCTAAAACGGTCAGATAATGTGGCAGAATTGGGGAGCAGAACATTTTTTCTCAGACAAGAAAACCATTTTGATTCTGAACCAACCTTGTTCACACCAACACCTGGtcccttcttttcttcttttatttttagaaGGATGAAGAAAATTGGCAGGAGGACCAGAAAATTCTGGAAGATACTGGACTGCGTATGCAACTGA